The following are from one region of the Streptomyces decoyicus genome:
- a CDS encoding SRPBCC family protein yields the protein MPNFEVVTAVAAPPDQVFAVCLDVQAHTRSMASSSERAVDGRTRGELALGDTVTFRARHFGLTWRLKARITSYDRPRRFVDEQESGPFKRWHHAHHFEPDGAGGTVMRDVIDFASPLGPVGRAVDRILLSRYMPHLIRMRNAYLAGTFEGRRAEAVDGEAAS from the coding sequence ATGCCGAACTTCGAGGTCGTGACAGCCGTGGCCGCACCCCCGGACCAGGTGTTCGCGGTGTGCCTGGATGTACAGGCACACACCCGCTCTATGGCCTCTTCCTCGGAGCGGGCAGTGGACGGCAGGACCCGGGGCGAGCTGGCGCTCGGTGACACCGTGACTTTCCGGGCTCGCCATTTCGGCCTCACCTGGCGGCTCAAGGCCCGCATCACCTCGTACGACCGTCCCCGCCGTTTCGTGGACGAGCAGGAGTCCGGGCCCTTCAAGCGATGGCATCACGCCCACCACTTCGAGCCGGACGGCGCCGGTGGCACCGTGATGAGAGACGTCATCGACTTCGCTTCACCGCTGGGGCCCGTCGGACGTGCCGTCGACAGAATCCTCCTGAGCCGGTACATGCCCCACCTCATCAGAATGCGCAACGCCTACCTGGCCGGCACCTTCGAAGGCCGCCGGGCGGAAGCGGTTGACGGTGAAGCTGCATCGTGA